From one candidate division WOR-3 bacterium genomic stretch:
- a CDS encoding DUF2089 family protein, with product ISIKGDLDFNHSLPDDVFNFIKIFLYSEGNIKKVEKILNCSYPKVKNLLREAKTALGVSQDEQDDESTDISGVLDLLKEGKITYEQAMEEIKKTK from the coding sequence AAATAAGCATAAAAGGAGATTTAGATTTCAACCATTCTCTTCCTGACGATGTTTTTAACTTCATAAAAATTTTTCTCTACTCAGAAGGCAACATAAAGAAAGTCGAAAAAATCCTGAACTGCTCCTACCCGAAAGTGAAAAATTTGCTCAGAGAAGCAAAAACAGCTTTGGGTGTATCACAAGATGAACAGGATGATGAAAGCACAGACATTAGCGGGGTTCTCGACCTTCTCAAAGAAGGAAAGATCACTTACGAACAAGCAATGGAAGAGATAAAGAAAACTAAATGA
- a CDS encoding DUF4097 family beta strand repeat protein → MVFIKPEGDLGIDISLRNSDLNIVFEDRDDVEVSFEELRKNAAEERFIVQLENNRLSIQEKKTKGWMKNFQRENSDIENITVKIPSFTKTEGTIVSYGGDVGTENMIFKGKFQVYSGDIDLRGKTEAEADFKTYSGDLSCEFYSGSLRLHAYSGDVHLKDSDLSFVEIKSYSGDVDITGLFSLEKNSEIKTLSGDTSLKIKGYNGDKTLSVKSLSGDLKVEGEYPEGKVLTSKLSENFADLGIFHFPKFRKIFSNFDSFPGRKEREIKIDENSSNIEKILEMVSQGKLDADSAEKLIKAIRN, encoded by the coding sequence ATGGTTTTCATCAAACCCGAGGGCGACCTCGGGATAGACATCAGCCTCCGCAACAGCGATCTCAACATTGTATTTGAAGACAGGGATGATGTTGAAGTATCGTTTGAAGAACTCAGAAAAAACGCGGCAGAAGAGAGGTTTATCGTCCAGCTTGAAAACAATAGACTGTCAATTCAGGAGAAAAAGACAAAAGGTTGGATGAAAAACTTCCAAAGAGAAAATTCAGACATAGAGAATATTACAGTAAAGATTCCTTCCTTCACGAAGACAGAAGGGACAATCGTTTCCTACGGCGGAGACGTGGGAACAGAAAACATGATTTTTAAAGGCAAATTTCAGGTCTACAGCGGCGACATAGACCTCAGGGGCAAAACTGAAGCCGAAGCCGATTTCAAAACATACAGCGGGGATCTATCCTGCGAATTTTATTCCGGCTCCCTGAGGCTCCACGCCTACAGCGGCGATGTCCATCTGAAAGATTCTGATTTGAGTTTTGTCGAAATCAAAAGCTATTCCGGGGATGTCGACATAACAGGACTCTTTTCTCTTGAAAAGAATTCTGAAATCAAAACTTTGTCCGGAGACACTTCTCTCAAAATCAAGGGTTACAACGGAGACAAAACTTTATCGGTTAAATCTCTCAGCGGAGACTTGAAGGTCGAAGGAGAATATCCCGAGGGCAAGGTCCTGACATCTAAACTGTCGGAAAATTTCGCGGACCTGGGAATTTTTCACTTTCCAAAATTCAGAAAGATATTCTCAAACTTCGACTCTTTTCCGGGCAGAAAAGAGAGAGAAATCAAAATTGACGAAAATTCTTCAAACATAGAAAAGATACTTGAAATGGTCTCTCAGGGCAAACTCGACGCAGATTCTGCAGAAAAATTGATAAAGGCGATAAGGAACTGA
- the folK gene encoding 2-amino-4-hydroxy-6-hydroxymethyldihydropteridine diphosphokinase: protein MVSPVSVFLSLGSNQGWRENNLRLATSALAAIPCCQIVSQSSVYEENFIGSEGPAILTKVLKIRTAILPHTLLGFIQKIEDDIGRQRQKRWAPRLIDIDILDYRGWIYADERLILPHPRFDKRPGTIKALLEIQPHWIHPLKGRTCNINEIDFKGRIFEEEIS, encoded by the coding sequence ATGGTATCCCCTGTTTCGGTTTTTCTAAGTTTAGGATCAAACCAGGGTTGGCGTGAAAACAACTTAAGACTTGCTACATCAGCCCTGGCGGCGATTCCATGTTGTCAGATCGTATCACAATCGTCTGTATATGAAGAGAATTTCATCGGATCCGAAGGTCCCGCGATTTTGACCAAGGTTCTGAAGATAAGAACAGCGATTTTGCCTCATACACTCCTTGGTTTCATTCAGAAAATAGAAGATGATATCGGCAGACAAAGACAAAAACGATGGGCGCCGAGATTGATAGACATTGACATTTTAGATTATCGCGGATGGATCTACGCCGACGAGCGACTCATCCTTCCACACCCCAGGTTTGATAAAAGACCCGGCACCATAAAAGCGCTTTTGGAGATTCAGCCCCATTGGATTCATCCCCTGAAAGGCCGGACTTGCAACATAAATGAAATTGACTTCAAAGGGCGGATTTTTGAAGAAGAAATTTCATAA
- a CDS encoding CPBP family intramembrane metalloprotease, with translation MKKKFHKVFLKILLAAFSILSFIFFAFTLPKYFPIANIKIPPTDLARSAEFYMKSLGYDLSKYDRGIVLKCEECALSYCERTVGIENTLKLIDSGSKLLYYEVYFKKYGESEYFVVSCVSDSEIIGWRRFVHDDITGDSLGEREAFDFALNSIPLENWRLKGINRRVRPHRTDWEIVLEREIPEEPKIIERAVFNLFGSEPSGFSRDIYVPSSFSDSIDNLQSREESMTVIGYIAMSAGGIFAFVFLIKNMNKSENFVKNYSPVLIFVSLCWFATIFLEQPLMFASWNPLWLKTLFFGRWIVFSVMNQIQILVLFVSLLFAGYIFAVSTGNTRDATFNSLFGKSSLNRRSSDSIVRGFFVGMLGGGIFAALCLLFVFYEGHLFSIQPRGFYLYILNSKFPALSSGLYFLLISVTEEIGYRHFGIMLTRSLFKSDFLAILSSSLIYGLTHSALSFLPPEEPFWGRAAVMMCIGVFWALVYLKYDLLTVITAHYISDLFIFNLPLMPRSSSHELFIVLASIFWPLIIPSVYFISLRFFKSRVTYCL, from the coding sequence TTGAAGAAGAAATTTCATAAAGTTTTTCTAAAAATACTCCTAGCGGCGTTTTCGATTTTATCTTTTATATTCTTCGCTTTCACTCTTCCAAAGTATTTTCCTATCGCAAACATAAAAATACCTCCGACTGATTTGGCGAGATCCGCTGAATTTTACATGAAATCACTGGGTTATGACCTTTCAAAATACGATCGAGGAATCGTCCTCAAATGCGAGGAATGCGCTCTTTCTTACTGCGAGAGAACGGTTGGAATAGAAAATACGCTAAAATTGATAGACAGTGGCTCAAAATTGCTATACTACGAGGTCTATTTTAAAAAATACGGCGAAAGCGAATACTTCGTCGTCTCCTGCGTGTCCGACTCTGAAATTATCGGTTGGAGAAGATTCGTCCACGACGACATAACAGGTGACAGTTTGGGTGAAAGAGAAGCATTTGATTTCGCTCTCAATTCCATTCCATTGGAAAACTGGCGTCTAAAAGGAATCAACAGAAGGGTCCGCCCTCACAGAACGGATTGGGAGATAGTTTTGGAAAGAGAAATTCCTGAAGAACCAAAGATCATTGAAAGGGCTGTTTTCAATCTTTTTGGCAGCGAACCTTCTGGTTTCTCCCGAGATATATACGTGCCATCATCGTTCAGCGACTCTATAGACAATCTTCAAAGCCGCGAAGAATCGATGACCGTGATCGGTTACATAGCCATGAGCGCTGGAGGTATATTCGCCTTTGTGTTTCTGATAAAGAATATGAACAAATCGGAAAATTTCGTCAAAAATTATTCTCCAGTCCTGATATTCGTATCTTTGTGCTGGTTCGCAACGATTTTTCTCGAACAACCTTTAATGTTTGCTTCATGGAACCCTCTCTGGCTTAAAACTCTGTTTTTTGGCAGATGGATTGTCTTTTCCGTAATGAATCAAATCCAAATTTTGGTTCTCTTCGTGTCTTTGCTTTTCGCAGGATACATTTTCGCGGTTTCGACCGGGAACACCAGAGACGCAACATTCAACTCTCTTTTCGGAAAATCTTCACTTAACCGCCGCTCAAGCGATTCAATCGTAAGAGGTTTTTTTGTGGGAATGCTCGGCGGAGGAATTTTCGCCGCCCTTTGCCTTCTTTTTGTTTTCTATGAGGGGCATCTTTTCTCAATTCAGCCCAGAGGTTTTTACCTCTACATTTTAAATTCAAAATTTCCCGCGCTCTCCTCGGGATTATATTTTCTTCTGATCTCTGTCACAGAAGAAATCGGATACCGGCATTTCGGAATAATGCTGACCCGATCACTTTTCAAAAGCGATTTTCTGGCGATCCTCTCGTCATCCCTGATATACGGCCTCACCCATTCTGCTCTTTCTTTCCTTCCTCCCGAAGAACCTTTTTGGGGCAGAGCCGCAGTGATGATGTGCATCGGGGTATTCTGGGCGCTTGTGTATTTGAAATACGATTTACTGACCGTAATAACCGCCCATTACATTAGCGATCTATTCATATTCAACCTTCCTTTGATGCCCAGATCGAGTTCTCACGAGCTATTTATAGTTTTGGCCAGTATTTTCTGGCCTTTAATAATTCCTTCTGTTTACTTCATTTCGCTAAGGTTTTTTAAATCTCGGGTCACATACTGTCTCTAA